One genomic region from Croceicoccus sp. YJ47 encodes:
- a CDS encoding SDR family NAD(P)-dependent oxidoreductase yields the protein MDLGLQGKKAIVVGGARGIGYTIAQILAREGCDIALTARSEDSVKDAVAELGKYGTNIVGRAVNVKNADEYREWLEWAVETLGGVDILIPISSSGGGLGSEQYWHNAFEVDVLGPVRAVETVIPHMEEQGSGSIILIASTSAAEAMGGPQAYNAMKASLITWGKQLALHHGSKGVRVNVVSPGPIEFEAATGT from the coding sequence GTGGATCTCGGACTCCAGGGTAAGAAAGCCATTGTCGTCGGTGGCGCGCGCGGGATCGGCTATACCATTGCCCAGATACTCGCCCGCGAAGGGTGCGATATCGCGCTGACCGCCCGGTCCGAGGACAGCGTGAAGGACGCGGTCGCCGAACTCGGCAAATATGGCACGAATATCGTCGGACGCGCCGTCAATGTAAAGAACGCCGACGAATATCGCGAATGGCTCGAATGGGCGGTCGAAACGTTGGGCGGGGTCGATATCCTGATTCCGATCAGCTCGTCGGGCGGCGGGCTGGGTTCCGAACAATACTGGCACAATGCGTTCGAGGTCGATGTGCTCGGCCCGGTGCGCGCGGTCGAAACGGTCATCCCGCACATGGAGGAGCAGGGCAGCGGCTCCATCATCCTGATCGCGAGCACCTCGGCCGCAGAGGCGATGGGCGGACCGCAGGCCTATAACGCGATGAAGGCCTCGCTCATCACCTGGGGCAAGCAGCTCGCATTGCACCACGGGTCCAAGGGCGTACGGGTCAATGTGGTGTCGCCCGGCCCGATCGAGTTCGAGGCGGCAACTGGGACATGA
- a CDS encoding TetR/AcrR family transcriptional regulator produces MNKTGETPRTDIAEPPATQQSRKSAATRARLVDAVIRCIVTFGYSNITTPRIAQEAGLSRGAMLHHFENGTALIKTAIAELHEKRMRAFRRASDRGHDPADLVQAYWRQVQKPGFIAFHELALAARTDDELAGILHPLQIEFRERFHREAMEMFPEWGSDPARFAEAMALSQTMIEGMAIMRLAGSLNEDMVQPMLTMLEDRIRQLKPAE; encoded by the coding sequence ATGAACAAAACCGGCGAAACGCCGCGCACGGACATTGCCGAACCGCCCGCGACGCAGCAGTCGCGCAAGAGCGCGGCAACGCGCGCGCGCCTGGTCGATGCGGTCATCCGCTGTATCGTGACGTTCGGTTATTCCAACATCACCACGCCGCGCATCGCGCAGGAAGCGGGCTTGTCGCGCGGCGCGATGCTGCATCATTTCGAGAATGGCACCGCCCTTATAAAGACCGCGATCGCCGAACTGCACGAAAAACGGATGCGGGCATTTCGCCGGGCGTCGGATCGCGGCCACGACCCCGCCGACCTCGTGCAGGCTTATTGGCGGCAGGTACAGAAGCCGGGCTTCATCGCGTTCCACGAACTCGCGCTGGCCGCCCGCACCGATGACGAGCTGGCCGGGATCCTGCACCCGCTCCAGATCGAATTTCGCGAACGCTTTCACCGCGAGGCTATGGAGATGTTCCCCGAATGGGGTTCCGATCCGGCCCGTTTCGCCGAAGCCATGGCCCTGTCGCAGACGATGATCGAGGGCATGGCGATCATGCGCCTCGCCGGATCGCTGAACGAGGACATGGTGCAGCCCATGCTGACCATGCTCGAGGACAGGATACGCCAGCTCAAACCCGCAGAATAG
- a CDS encoding SDR family oxidoreductase translates to MIKGTMEKFYNAQLRQHPAGRLGTPEEVARCIVFMASPAAQWCNGSNLVVDGGYTNRTQF, encoded by the coding sequence ATGATCAAGGGCACGATGGAAAAATTCTACAACGCGCAATTGCGTCAGCATCCCGCCGGCCGCCTCGGCACGCCGGAGGAGGTCGCACGGTGCATCGTGTTCATGGCGAGCCCCGCGGCGCAGTGGTGCAACGGCTCCAATCTCGTCGTCGATGGCGGCTACACCAACCGCACGCAATTCTGA
- a CDS encoding SRPBCC family protein — translation MDVKRKQTIERVDPADWPDGTPTEKAEDPDLGYDLIPAERYTSADFMKREWENVWTKVWLLGGRSCDMREPGDYICTDIGRESVLIVRQQDGSVRAFPNVCLHRGNRLRPEGIGNAEAFQCMYHHWTYDWEGKIARIPDLDTFPQGCPPGAALPSYPCAEWGSFVWFSLNPDVGPLEEFLAPMPQHLDPYHMERMAWVRDVTVEWDCNWKASVDAFSEVYHVQGIHPQLQWYLDDTNAQIDVYERHSRYLVPFAAISARVAMPSAIPPAIVGIMQAAGMDPAAYEGRVGDIRKDVQAFKRKHGPEQGKDYSDLNDDQLTDDYHYSIFPNVSMNVHADDVMMFRQRPHPTDPDRMLYDIWMLELVPEGEEWPERPRHRQFAHGDKSIGQVLDQDAFNLPSVQKGMHSDAFKGLWVGDQELRIRHFHKVLDDYIYGPGGKGPDDI, via the coding sequence ATGGACGTCAAACGCAAACAGACGATAGAGCGGGTCGATCCTGCCGACTGGCCCGACGGCACGCCGACCGAAAAGGCGGAGGATCCCGACCTCGGCTACGATCTCATCCCGGCGGAACGCTATACCAGCGCCGATTTCATGAAGCGGGAATGGGAGAACGTCTGGACGAAGGTGTGGCTCCTGGGCGGGCGGTCATGCGACATGCGCGAGCCGGGCGATTATATCTGCACCGACATCGGCAGGGAATCGGTGCTGATCGTGCGGCAACAGGACGGGTCGGTGCGTGCCTTTCCCAATGTCTGCCTGCACCGCGGCAATCGCCTGCGCCCCGAAGGGATCGGCAATGCCGAGGCGTTTCAGTGCATGTACCACCACTGGACCTATGACTGGGAGGGGAAGATCGCCCGGATCCCCGATCTCGATACCTTTCCGCAGGGGTGCCCGCCGGGCGCCGCGCTTCCGTCCTACCCGTGCGCGGAATGGGGCAGCTTCGTGTGGTTCTCGCTCAATCCCGATGTCGGCCCGCTGGAGGAATTTCTGGCGCCGATGCCGCAGCATCTCGACCCCTATCACATGGAGCGCATGGCGTGGGTGCGCGACGTGACGGTGGAATGGGACTGCAACTGGAAGGCGAGCGTGGACGCGTTCAGCGAAGTCTACCACGTGCAGGGCATTCACCCGCAATTGCAATGGTATCTCGACGATACGAATGCTCAGATCGACGTGTACGAGCGCCACAGCCGCTATCTCGTGCCCTTCGCCGCGATCAGCGCGCGCGTCGCCATGCCGAGCGCCATTCCCCCCGCCATCGTCGGCATCATGCAGGCCGCCGGCATGGACCCGGCCGCCTATGAAGGGCGCGTCGGCGACATTCGCAAGGACGTGCAGGCGTTCAAGCGCAAGCACGGACCGGAGCAGGGCAAGGACTACAGCGATCTCAACGACGATCAGCTGACCGACGATTATCACTATTCGATCTTTCCCAACGTTTCGATGAACGTCCATGCCGACGACGTGATGATGTTCCGGCAACGTCCCCATCCCACCGATCCCGACCGGATGCTCTACGACATCTGGATGCTCGAACTCGTGCCCGAGGGCGAGGAATGGCCCGAACGCCCCCGCCACCGGCAATTCGCCCATGGCGACAAGTCGATCGGACAGGTGCTCGACCAGGATGCGTTCAACCTGCCCTCGGTTCAGAAGGGCATGCATTCCGACGCGTTCAAGGGGCTCTGGGTCGGGGATCAGGAATTGCGCATCCGCCATTTCCACAAGGTGCTGGACGATTACATCTACGGACCGGGCGGCAAGGGCCCGGACGATATCTGA